Within Octopus sinensis unplaced genomic scaffold, ASM634580v1 Contig16169, whole genome shotgun sequence, the genomic segment cgcgctaaaaagctatttaaaatatccacatgacgtctactgaccagcctgaacaataagaattttcaacaacactattttcgaaaattctaaacattcacgtgacctctttattatggccaataagaaattttaggcgggacactagccaaattttaacttctttgGAGcctttttcttaccccaacaccaacttccattcaaaacattcacgtgaccccttcataatgaccaatcaaaattttaggcgcgaaaccaagcaaatccaaaacaactctggagcctcttttttcacatataagagacagactctaatctctctttatattttgataagcataacaaatgcgcaacccgGTAAaaaaactttcacctaattaaattacttaaattacttcaattatttgtcagcattttcttcatttccttttttaatatatatatatatatatagagttatatatatatatatatatagttatatatatatatatatatatatagagtaagtaaatatatggcacaacgaagtaccgatatttactggaaaatagcgaacgtaataaatacggcgctaatatatagttatatatagtaatatatatatacacatatatatgcatatatatacatatatatatatatatatatatatacatatatatatatagttatatacatatacatatattatatatatatacatatatatacacatatataaatatatacatatattatatatataatatatatacgtatacatatatacatatatatatatatattcatatatatacatatacatatatatatatacatttatttatatacatatatatatatatatataaatttaatccaaataagaaagcacaaaaaaacacaacaacgcgagtacgtggaacacatatagtattatttgatgctcaggaaagaaggaaagaaggagggtttaacgtctcgagcggagctcttcgtcggaaacattggagaaggaaagatacagagaagggaagacagagggacaaaaatcgccaacggtacacacgaggtcacattttgaatatatataaatatatatcatatgaatatatttacatatatatatatgtatatatatatatatatatatatatatatatatatatatatatatatatatagatacatatacatatacatatatacacatatattatatgtacatatatatatatatatatatatatatatatatatatattatatatatatatatatatatatttggatatatagatagatatagatataaatatatacgttctgagttcaaattccgctgaggttgacattACCGTTCATTCTTTTggtgtagataaattaagtaccagttgtgtactgagctcaatctaatcgactggccccattccccaaaatttcggaccttgttcctagagtagtaTTTTAAATGGAATCAATTTTCTTAGCCATCTATTAGTTGTTGTATCCATGATGTTTAACAAGATTTCAATTCCCGCAGCTAATCTTCACTGTAACTTCTATACAcaatgattattttaattaaatagaaaACGGAAAAAACTAAAGCGTAATAATGACTTGGGCATCATATAAATTAAAGGAGGAAATACTTGAGCGTTCATgcagttttctctctttccctccatctctctctccctctctctctctctctctctctcttttctctttctcactcacacactccgTAAAGTTTGTGAAGGAGAGTCACATACAAGTTGAGAATTATACCAGAGTAACGGGCTGGCTACCCTCATTGTTGTACGTACATGCTAATTCACACTCGCAAACCGTACACACATCGTTGCCAGTGTTTCATTGAAATAACATTAACTATAGGGAATTAACCAACTCTGAAGAAAGAGAGCCATTCGAAAAGCACTACTTAATCTCATTAattcaaatacaaagacacacggaTTTAAAATTCAAGTACTTACTTCAAACCAGTAGTGAAGAATTTTTCAGTAATATAATCTCTACAATTGGAATTTTCGAATGCCAAATAAAATTTGTATTCCTTTTTTAACATCTCAAagcatttattttcattgtttctcgTGCAACTTTTTGTACCACATCCACCGTAAATATCCACTTGGATATATTTTCCGAGCTCCTTAGCATATCCCATTCGATTGTTGCTTGGACGACAGTTCGATACGAACCAAGCAACCTTCTTTGTTTTTCCCGCTGCATAATTTTGAACTTGTACTTTTTGTCTTACTGACTTGTTAAAATATCGAAATTTTCCGTAAGGATATACAATCGTACTGTCCTGCTTATAAGTAATCGTCCAGTTGATTTTGTTTCCCAGGTGTTTCACTGATGGGTTGAAAACAGGACACTCTTGTGTCATAAAAATCCATATTTGGTTCGTGTGGTTTGCTTTCTGTGATAGTCCCACTCTCTCATAAAAGAAAATAGCATCTACACTATTTTGCATTGCTTTGTTGTTTGTGACTAAGCATTCATTAACTGGACATTTATATTCCAGGAAACTCGTTTGATTTTCCTTCAATGGTTGCAGATATTCTAAACTGTATATTAACAACGTTTTAAACTTTGGTCTAATTGGCTTTAACTTTACATTTCGATCAGAATCAGACTGATTTTGGTGCGTAATCCGTTTATAATTTTCCCATCTCTCCTCTCTTGGTAGGACATATTTCATTTGAGCTTCGATACGATCGTTTTCAGTCTGATTACCTGGAAACAATCGAGAGGTATTCCTTGTGTAGGAAACATACTGCTTAGTTGTTGGAGTCCAATTCCAAATGTTTTGTAC encodes:
- the LOC115230711 gene encoding glycoprotein 3-alpha-L-fucosyltransferase A-like, giving the protein MDTNRKIFFLFVIFMVICICFYISQFKYDLKNVQNIWNWTPTTKQYVSYTRNTSRLFPGNQTENDRIEAQMKYVLPREERWENYKRITHQNQSDSDRNVKLKPIRPKFKTLLIYSLEYLQPLKENQTSFLEYKCPVNECLVTNNKAMQNSVDAIFFYERVGLSQKANHTNQIWIFMTQECPVFNPSVKHLGNKINWTITYKQDSTIVYPYGKFRYFNKSVRQKVQVQNYAAGKTKKVAWFVSNCRPSNNRMGYAKELGKYIQVDIYGGCGTKSCTRNNENKCFEMLKKEYKFYLAFENSNCRDYITEKFFTTGLKYNVIPIVMGAHPDDYREVAPENSYIHYEDFKSPKELADYLHKLDKNDTLYNEYFKWKGTGEFINTKFWCRVCAMLHAADYYKPTWYENVWEWWAGKGQCIGRRRWT